Genomic segment of Candidatus Cloacimonadota bacterium:
AAGAAAAGGCAGTTTGTATAAGATCAATAAGGAAAGAGATTCTCCCGGAACATCGATCCCTTCCCAGAATGAATTTGTGCCCAGCAGGACAGCACTTTTATTCTGTTTGAATTCTTTCAGCATTGCCGTGCGTCCAATGCCTTTACCCTGCGCCAGAAGTTGGATATTTTCTTTATAAAAAGTCTCGCTGATCTCCTCATAAACTTTATTCAGGTCTTTGTAGGAAGTAAAAAGCACCATGGTACCGGTTTTGGAAATTTCCACACTCTTCTTTATCAGATCGATGCTCTGGGAAGAAAAGAAACGATCTCGCGGTTCGGGAAGGAATCCGGAAACTAAAACGATTGCCTGTTTATCAAAATCAAAGGGTGAAGGCACGATCTTTTCCTGCACAAAATCTTTTTCCAGCAGATCTAATCCCATACGACCGGCAAAATATTTGAATTTCCCGCGAATAGCAATCGTCGCTGAAGTGAAGACAATAGATTTTACCTTTTTATAAAGGAGATCGTTCATCAGTTGATTGACATTGAGCGGAGCATAATTCAAAATACCATTTGGATATTTCTCATCCGATACTCTAAAATTTTCCAGCCAAAAGGCAAAATCCTTAAATTCCGGGTTGTAAAGTTGATGGAAATTATCATTAAATTCACCCAGTCTTTTCAGCACTCCATCCACATTATCCAGGTTCGTGATATAGTCTTTGAAAACCTTACTACTGATCGTGGAGAGCGATTCCCGGATAGCCATTATCACTTTGTTGATCTCTTTCCAGAACTCGATGAATTCACTCAAATAACTGTTTATAAAGGGAAAATCTTCCGTTGACTTGATCCTTAATTTACCGTATCTTCCTTGTCTTTCGACAACCTCCCCGATTTTTTTAAAAAGTTCGGAAAAGATATATTTTTTACTTTCCAGCAGGTCTATCGCTTCTTGAGATCTGGTGATCAAAAAATCTTTGGTGGTTTGATTGACCGCACTTCCGGTTGTGTCTGCTTTCAATTTCGGCAACATTCCTGTCTGGAATCTTTTACGGGTGGCGAACATCGAGGAAAAGAAATTATTTATATCAGCATATCCGAGACTCAAACCAAGCTCCGAAGAAGCGATATGCGGCAGATTATGTGCTTCGTCGATGATCAAATTCTCATAATTCCCAAGAACCGCATTTTCGCTTTTCATATCATTCAGCAGCAGATGATGATTGATGATGACCAGGTTGGAAGCTTCTGCTTTTTTACGGATATCCATCAAATAACATTTCCTGAAAAATGAACATTTTTTGCCCTGGCAGAAATGACGATCAGCAGAGAGTTTTTTCCAGATACTGCCGTCTCTTTTCGTATTAAAGGAAGTATTTTCGGAAATATCTCCGGTTTGGGTGAATTCTTTCCAGACGATCAGATTGAGAAAACCTTTAGCTTCGTAAGGTGAGAAATATTTTTCAAATTCAAGGGATGATTCTGCCCATTTTTTTTCGCAGATATAATTGCTCCTACCCTTCAGAAGAGTTGCTGTAAAGGGAATATCAACGCAATTTCCAACGGTTGGCAGATCTTTATAAAAAAGTTGTTCCTGCAGGTTTTTCG
This window contains:
- a CDS encoding DEAD/DEAH box helicase, which encodes MKKLFNFVVLDLETTGFDFRENEIIEIGAVRYKEGNPQEKFSLFIKPKREVPQFIKQLTHITDEQLASGISIFDALKRFRQFIGEDILICHNADFDIGFLNTKLHDNGFPKLENRIFDTVEISKIYLPFIFNHKLGTIVEYFKINLENAHRAIYDAEATGQIFLKLLEFIDKNISVKLNYRLMEISQMANLNTNLDYFLQQVVAHQNKYALLTRQEPEIDFHNKNYISHKPEKEVDPTISQVFETNGLFSKKFENYEIRDGQIEMSKAVLQNFQKEEYLLVEAGTGVGKTLAYLIPAIKHSNKNNAKIIISTNTKNLQEQLFYKDLPTVGNCVDIPFTATLLKGRSNYICEKKWAESSLEFEKYFSPYEAKGFLNLIVWKEFTQTGDISENTSFNTKRDGSIWKKLSADRHFCQGKKCSFFRKCYLMDIRKKAEASNLVIINHHLLLNDMKSENAVLGNYENLIIDEAHNLPHIASSELGLSLGYADINNFFSSMFATRKRFQTGMLPKLKADTTGSAVNQTTKDFLITRSQEAIDLLESKKYIFSELFKKIGEVVERQGRYGKLRIKSTEDFPFINSYLSEFIEFWKEINKVIMAIRESLSTISSKVFKDYITNLDNVDGVLKRLGEFNDNFHQLYNPEFKDFAFWLENFRVSDEKYPNGILNYAPLNVNQLMNDLLYKKVKSIVFTSATIAIRGKFKYFAGRMGLDLLEKDFVQEKIVPSPFDFDKQAIVLVSGFLPEPRDRFFSSQSIDLIKKSVEISKTGTMVLFTSYKDLNKVYEEISETFYKENIQLLAQGKGIGRTAMLKEFKQNKSAVLLGTNSFWEGIDVPGESLSLLILYKLPFL